The following proteins come from a genomic window of Syntrophorhabdaceae bacterium:
- a CDS encoding WYL domain-containing protein, translated as MIQKRVKSTGISEKVVRLLEIYSIIAQKKFPSVGYLAERYRVSERSIYRYLSMIGSIDLIGYDRDREGYTFINGDRLKKLILSDEELITLLTAGEAVSHLGTTFQESFKRLIERMFLVTEKTARKGKLPIIVKVPDMVQGDKIGDSLKIISSCISERHPVQITYRAHRSKDITDRRVDPYGMVFYEGVWLLIGYCHLRKEIRSFALDRIIKCSEQDYCFIPRVDFDLEEYLSHSWGVIDGEEVTVVVRFKQDVTDYIVRKEKWHPSEKRKILPDGGVELTFTVAGIYEIKKWIYSWLPNIEVIKPKWFRKEIHKELTQATKDHNQNP; from the coding sequence ATGATTCAGAAGAGAGTAAAATCAACCGGTATCTCAGAGAAAGTAGTCAGGCTCCTTGAGATCTACTCGATCATAGCACAAAAGAAATTTCCGTCAGTAGGGTACCTCGCGGAACGCTACCGCGTATCCGAGAGGAGCATCTATCGTTACCTCTCCATGATAGGCAGCATTGATCTCATAGGGTATGACAGGGATAGGGAAGGCTACACGTTCATAAACGGCGACCGCCTCAAAAAGCTTATCCTGTCCGATGAAGAACTTATTACGCTCCTGACAGCAGGCGAGGCCGTGTCACATCTCGGGACTACCTTCCAGGAAAGCTTCAAAAGGCTTATCGAACGAATGTTCCTGGTCACGGAGAAAACAGCCAGAAAAGGCAAACTACCCATTATCGTCAAGGTTCCCGATATGGTGCAGGGTGATAAGATCGGTGATTCACTCAAGATCATCTCAAGCTGTATCAGCGAAAGACACCCTGTCCAGATCACGTACAGGGCACACCGTTCAAAGGATATTACCGACAGGAGAGTAGACCCTTACGGTATGGTTTTTTACGAGGGGGTATGGCTCCTTATAGGCTACTGCCACCTGCGGAAAGAGATCAGGAGCTTTGCCCTCGACAGGATCATAAAATGCAGCGAGCAGGATTACTGCTTTATCCCCCGCGTGGATTTTGACCTTGAGGAATATCTTTCCCATAGCTGGGGTGTTATTGACGGCGAAGAGGTGACAGTCGTCGTCAGGTTCAAACAGGATGTCACTGATTATATTGTCAGGAAAGAGAAGTGGCACCCTTCAGAGAAGCGGAAGATACTTCCTGATGGCGGTGTCGAGCTCACATTCACCGTTGCAGGTATCTATGAGATAAAGAAATGGATCTATTCCTGGCTCCCGAATATTGAAGTCATAAAGCCCAAATGGTTCAGGAAAGAGATCCATAAGGAACTCACGCAGGCAACCAAGGACCACAACCAAAACCCGTAA
- a CDS encoding SemiSWEET family transporter produces the protein MRNGYILFGYLAALLTTFSGIPQIIRVVKLKESRDISLWTASLLSAGVLFWLIHGLIIRDVPLTISSGLSLLFSTITICVILKYR, from the coding sequence ATGCGGAACGGATACATATTATTTGGCTACCTCGCAGCGCTCCTGACGACCTTCTCGGGTATTCCCCAGATCATCCGTGTCGTGAAGCTAAAGGAGTCCAGGGACATATCCCTGTGGACCGCGTCCTTGCTGTCCGCAGGGGTCCTCTTCTGGCTCATCCACGGTCTCATAATACGGGATGTGCCGCTGACCATATCGAGCGGGCTATCGCTCCTCTTCTCAACGATAACG